The following proteins are encoded in a genomic region of Arthrobacter jiangjiafuii:
- a CDS encoding pyridoxal phosphate-dependent aminotransferase, with amino-acid sequence MAEFKQSHKLHNVLYDIRGPLLEHAQRMEAAGHRILKLNIGNPAPFGFEAPEAILVDMVRHLPKAQGYSDSRGLFSARTAVVQYYQGRGIQNIDVDDVYLGNGVSELITLSLQALLNNGDEILVPAPDYPLWTASVSLAGGTAVHYLCDEDAHWWPDVEDLESKITDRTKGIVLINPNNPTGAVYPDHIVKAIVDLARRHGLIIFSDEIYEKILYDDALHINSASITGDDVLCLTFSGLSKAYRIAGYRSGWMAISGPKHEAADYIEGINLLANMRLCANVPGQHAIQTALGGYQSINDLILPGGRLKAQRDLAHKMLNDIPGVSCELSMGALYLFPKLDPEVYPIESDEQFALDLLKQQKILISVGTAFNWVRPDHFRMVTLPNVEDIEDAMIRLGEFLSTYKQ; translated from the coding sequence ATGGCAGAATTCAAGCAGTCGCACAAGCTCCACAATGTTCTCTATGACATCCGCGGCCCGCTGCTCGAGCACGCGCAGCGCATGGAAGCAGCAGGCCACCGGATCCTGAAACTGAACATCGGCAACCCCGCGCCATTCGGTTTTGAGGCGCCGGAGGCCATCCTCGTGGACATGGTGCGCCACCTGCCCAAGGCCCAGGGATACAGCGACTCCCGCGGCCTGTTCTCGGCCCGCACCGCCGTCGTCCAGTACTACCAGGGCCGGGGCATCCAGAACATCGACGTCGACGACGTCTACCTGGGCAACGGGGTCAGCGAACTCATCACGCTGTCCCTGCAGGCACTGCTGAACAACGGCGACGAGATCCTGGTCCCGGCACCGGACTATCCGCTGTGGACCGCCTCTGTGTCCCTGGCCGGGGGCACCGCCGTGCACTACCTCTGCGACGAAGACGCGCACTGGTGGCCCGATGTGGAGGACCTGGAATCCAAGATCACCGACCGCACCAAGGGGATCGTGCTGATCAACCCGAACAACCCCACCGGGGCGGTGTATCCGGACCACATCGTCAAGGCGATCGTTGACCTGGCGCGCAGGCACGGGCTGATCATTTTCTCGGACGAGATCTACGAGAAGATCCTGTACGACGACGCCCTGCACATCAACTCAGCATCCATCACCGGCGACGACGTCCTGTGCCTGACCTTCAGCGGGCTGTCCAAGGCCTACCGGATTGCCGGCTACCGCAGCGGCTGGATGGCGATCTCCGGGCCCAAGCACGAGGCCGCCGACTACATCGAGGGCATCAACCTGCTGGCCAACATGCGGTTGTGCGCCAATGTTCCCGGCCAGCACGCCATCCAGACGGCGCTGGGCGGCTACCAGAGCATCAACGACCTGATCCTGCCCGGCGGGCGGCTCAAGGCACAGCGCGACCTGGCGCACAAGATGCTCAACGACATTCCCGGGGTCAGCTGCGAGCTGTCCATGGGCGCGCTGTACCTGTTCCCGAAGCTGGATCCGGAGGTCTATCCGATCGAAAGCGACGAGCAGTTTGCCCTGGACCTGCTCAAGCAGCAGAAGATCCTGATCTCGGTGGGCACTGCGTTCAACTGGGTGCGCCCGGACCACTTCCGGATGGTGACCCTGCCGAACGTGGAGGACATCGAGGACGCCATGATCCGGCTCGGCGAGTTCCTCAGCACGTACAAGCAGTAG
- a CDS encoding TetR/AcrR family transcriptional regulator gives MRADAARRRQGIIRAAKHVFAERGGDVALEVVAAAGGVGIATLYRNFPSRYDLVYAVVEDTVERILDAVTAARGAAGQDPAAAWADLLARLVDMELGALIDAIGLQARSGSKDASALGHLQQPALDALDELLSVLKDADAIRQDIKALEVLVAVATITRPQVAPIREAAPGVHRQLADAYLAWSRS, from the coding sequence TTGAGGGCTGACGCGGCACGGCGCAGACAGGGAATCATCAGGGCTGCGAAGCATGTGTTCGCGGAGCGGGGCGGTGATGTGGCCCTCGAGGTGGTCGCTGCGGCGGGCGGCGTGGGTATCGCGACCCTGTACCGGAATTTCCCGTCCCGTTACGACCTGGTTTATGCCGTGGTTGAAGACACGGTGGAGCGCATTCTGGATGCTGTCACCGCCGCACGCGGGGCTGCGGGGCAGGATCCGGCGGCGGCGTGGGCCGACCTGCTCGCCCGGCTGGTAGACATGGAACTTGGGGCGCTCATTGACGCCATTGGCCTGCAGGCACGCTCCGGTTCGAAGGATGCCTCAGCGTTGGGGCACTTGCAGCAGCCGGCCCTTGATGCCCTCGATGAGCTGCTCTCCGTGCTCAAGGACGCAGACGCCATCCGGCAGGACATCAAGGCCCTCGAGGTCCTCGTTGCCGTTGCGACGATTACCCGCCCGCAGGTGGCGCCCATCCGCGAGGCTGCCCCCGGCGTCCACCGCCAGCTGGCCGACGCCTATCTGGCCTGGAGCCGCTCCTAG
- a CDS encoding exodeoxyribonuclease VII small subunit yields the protein MNPAVNETTVPADIEAMSYEQARDELMTVVGRLETGGASLEESLALWERGEQLATRCESWLEGARKRLDAAREQARGE from the coding sequence ATGAACCCCGCAGTGAACGAAACAACAGTCCCGGCCGACATTGAAGCCATGAGCTATGAGCAGGCACGGGACGAGCTGATGACCGTGGTTGGCAGGCTGGAAACCGGCGGCGCCTCGTTGGAGGAGTCATTGGCCCTGTGGGAGCGCGGCGAGCAGCTGGCCACCCGGTGCGAGTCCTGGCTCGAAGGAGCCCGCAAGCGCCTGGACGCGGCCCGGGAGCAGGCCCGCGGGGAATAG
- the ychF gene encoding redox-regulated ATPase YchF, with translation MALTIGIVGLPNVGKSTLFNALTRNNVLAANYPFATIEPNVGVVSLPDPRLAKLAEVFGSARILPATVSFVDIAGIVKGASEGEGLGNQFLANIREAEAIAQVIRVFDDPDVIHVDGKVDPSSDMETINTELILADLQTLEKAIPRVEKEVKIKKRDAAQLAAMQAAQAVLERGDTIFASVASDKLEMEHLRELSLLTAKPFIYVFNVDDAVLASPERQEELRRLVAPAEAIFLDAKLESDLVELDEEEAREMLEMSGQEESGLDKLARVGFDTLGLQTYLTAGPKETRAWTIHRGDTAPQAAGVIHSDFQRGFIKAEVVSFDDLIEAGSMAEAKSRGKVRIEGKEYVMADGDVVEFRFNV, from the coding sequence GTGGCTCTTACTATTGGCATCGTCGGCCTGCCCAACGTCGGCAAATCAACCCTGTTCAATGCGCTGACCCGCAATAACGTTCTGGCGGCGAACTACCCGTTCGCCACCATCGAACCGAATGTCGGCGTCGTGTCGCTGCCGGATCCGCGCCTGGCCAAGCTGGCCGAGGTCTTCGGATCGGCCCGGATCCTGCCGGCCACGGTGTCCTTCGTGGACATCGCCGGCATCGTCAAGGGCGCGTCCGAAGGTGAAGGACTGGGCAACCAGTTCCTGGCGAACATCCGTGAAGCCGAGGCCATCGCCCAGGTGATCCGCGTGTTCGATGACCCCGATGTCATCCACGTGGACGGCAAGGTGGACCCGAGCTCCGACATGGAGACCATCAACACCGAACTGATCCTTGCCGACCTGCAGACGCTGGAAAAGGCGATCCCGCGGGTGGAGAAGGAAGTCAAGATCAAGAAGCGCGACGCCGCGCAGCTGGCCGCCATGCAGGCCGCTCAGGCTGTTTTGGAGCGCGGCGATACCATCTTCGCCTCAGTGGCCAGCGACAAGCTGGAAATGGAGCACCTGCGCGAGCTGAGCCTGCTCACCGCCAAGCCGTTCATCTACGTGTTCAATGTCGACGACGCCGTGCTGGCCAGCCCGGAGCGCCAGGAGGAACTGCGCAGGCTCGTGGCTCCGGCCGAGGCGATCTTCCTGGACGCCAAGCTCGAATCCGACCTCGTGGAGCTGGACGAAGAAGAAGCCCGCGAAATGCTCGAGATGAGCGGCCAGGAGGAGTCCGGCCTGGACAAGCTGGCACGGGTCGGCTTCGACACCCTGGGCCTGCAGACCTACCTCACGGCCGGTCCCAAGGAAACCCGTGCATGGACCATCCACCGCGGCGACACGGCGCCCCAGGCTGCCGGCGTCATCCACTCCGACTTCCAGCGCGGCTTCATTAAGGCTGAAGTGGTTTCCTTCGACGACCTGATCGAGGCCGGTTCCATGGCCGAGGCCAAGTCCCGCGGCAAGGTCCGCATTGAAGGCAAGGAATACGTCATGGCCGACGGCGACGTGGTGGAGTTTAGGTTCAATGTATAG
- a CDS encoding alpha/beta hydrolase, whose amino-acid sequence MSVPFDDNAAASLARVARDVDRRLRDVGVLRRGAVETAVADFAGGYAKLFKAAASFELQDRGRLSGVLDDLAAQVEVAREQARKENDRQTKLADWREREAERETRRENENFIGDIGVGMDGFFDRKPSETPEAPPTIWAVFSPMQRFRTSGGGGSSKLESSADPDHLRTFVAQARADDSALSHEFIQLGNAWTAFTSSCSWVPLGSTTFLVGFAQLLVENRSDADWIENVANAFAAAGGGVLLDHALDLVAAAAAPLSDQDLLHELSSLPAKELAAMMAASPALQSQLLSIDPAEIHSWWTAMNPQTGTGTPFSTRQDLLLTKFPEVFGNLEGLPYTARDHANQTALKSAIADLEAQLAQKQCLLDGTDGDGGMPPLAVVVENSLLQKQLDGLHNIQKALQVPGGWATRQLISFTEDNPPLAAVSIGDLDTADSVTYAVPGMGTTSYKDMTGWTKSGQNLHDLLPQGSAVVAWIGYETPPEPTLENPDLGVRDVNLAVAGGHKLGGALGGLAAVRGEIMPQVNIVAHSYGTTTAAVALTQPGIHVDNFITLGSAGLPDNVDTAADLNAGQVYSGHARDKMPWETESGDQWAWIGRETSRDHTVNPMDSEFGSHAFGTDTGGDAGRVVTDHSTHMSDNGEQAGYLDKGTESLKNTARAIKGETELITEYAPLGPTDQQKALIEGMNGASL is encoded by the coding sequence GTGTCTGTTCCGTTTGACGATAATGCTGCCGCATCGCTGGCCAGGGTTGCCCGTGACGTGGACCGGCGGCTTCGGGATGTAGGTGTGTTGCGCCGTGGTGCCGTTGAGACTGCGGTAGCGGACTTCGCTGGCGGGTATGCCAAGTTGTTCAAAGCCGCTGCGTCCTTTGAGCTCCAGGATCGCGGCAGGCTGTCCGGTGTGCTTGACGATCTTGCTGCGCAGGTGGAAGTGGCCCGAGAGCAAGCACGGAAGGAAAATGACAGGCAGACCAAACTGGCCGATTGGCGGGAACGCGAGGCTGAACGTGAAACCAGACGCGAAAACGAGAACTTCATCGGAGATATCGGCGTCGGCATGGACGGGTTCTTTGATCGGAAACCCTCTGAGACACCCGAAGCGCCTCCTACCATCTGGGCGGTATTCTCTCCCATGCAACGCTTTCGCACATCAGGCGGAGGTGGCTCGTCGAAACTGGAAAGTTCTGCTGATCCGGACCATCTACGCACCTTCGTGGCCCAGGCCAGAGCGGATGACTCAGCGCTGAGCCACGAATTCATACAGCTGGGGAACGCGTGGACGGCGTTCACCTCTTCGTGTTCCTGGGTTCCGCTGGGATCGACCACGTTCCTTGTCGGGTTCGCACAGCTCCTGGTGGAAAATCGGTCGGATGCCGATTGGATTGAAAATGTAGCTAACGCGTTCGCTGCCGCCGGCGGGGGTGTCCTGTTGGATCATGCGCTTGATCTGGTAGCCGCTGCTGCCGCTCCATTGAGCGATCAGGACCTGCTGCATGAGCTCTCGTCCCTGCCCGCGAAGGAGCTAGCCGCCATGATGGCGGCCTCCCCTGCACTGCAGTCACAGCTTCTGTCGATAGACCCCGCCGAGATCCACTCGTGGTGGACGGCCATGAACCCGCAAACGGGCACCGGAACCCCGTTCTCGACCCGGCAGGACCTCTTGCTGACCAAGTTCCCAGAGGTCTTCGGAAACTTGGAAGGACTCCCGTATACAGCCCGGGACCACGCGAACCAAACCGCACTCAAGTCGGCCATAGCCGACCTGGAGGCGCAACTAGCGCAAAAGCAGTGTCTCCTCGACGGCACGGACGGCGACGGCGGGATGCCGCCGCTGGCGGTCGTAGTGGAAAATTCCCTTTTGCAGAAGCAGCTCGACGGACTGCACAATATCCAAAAGGCGCTCCAAGTTCCAGGCGGTTGGGCAACGAGGCAATTGATCTCCTTCACCGAAGACAATCCTCCCTTGGCTGCGGTGTCGATCGGTGATCTCGATACCGCTGACAGTGTTACCTATGCTGTTCCGGGAATGGGCACAACTTCCTATAAGGACATGACGGGGTGGACGAAATCCGGCCAAAACCTGCATGACCTGCTTCCTCAGGGAAGTGCCGTTGTGGCATGGATCGGATATGAGACCCCGCCCGAGCCCACATTGGAAAACCCTGACCTAGGTGTTCGTGACGTGAATCTAGCAGTCGCCGGCGGGCATAAACTCGGCGGAGCGCTCGGTGGCCTGGCCGCGGTCCGCGGTGAGATCATGCCGCAGGTAAACATTGTGGCCCACTCCTACGGGACGACGACGGCTGCGGTGGCCCTCACGCAGCCGGGCATCCATGTGGATAATTTCATCACCCTCGGCTCGGCGGGCCTGCCCGACAACGTCGATACGGCCGCCGATCTCAATGCCGGGCAGGTGTATTCCGGACACGCACGAGACAAGATGCCTTGGGAAACCGAAAGTGGGGATCAGTGGGCTTGGATCGGCCGGGAGACCAGCCGTGATCACACGGTGAACCCCATGGACTCTGAGTTCGGGTCCCACGCTTTTGGCACTGATACCGGCGGTGACGCCGGACGGGTGGTTACGGACCACTCCACGCATATGTCTGATAACGGTGAACAGGCCGGATACTTAGACAAAGGAACAGAATCCCTAAAAAATACGGCCCGGGCTATTAAAGGGGAAACGGAGTTGATCACCGAGTATGCTCCGTTGGGGCCGACTGACCAGCAGAAGGCCTTAATAGAAGGAATGAACGGTGCCAGCCTCTAA
- a CDS encoding pyrophosphorylase has product MSRVLSTEQAKSAIGQVQSIINGGFTDQISALDTQGKILSDPNTWDGPLAAQFRGSTWPETKAALDKARQELEELRTQLQKISQDIFSAGGGA; this is encoded by the coding sequence ATGTCACGTGTGTTGTCTACTGAGCAGGCCAAGTCCGCTATCGGCCAGGTGCAGTCCATCATTAATGGTGGTTTTACTGATCAGATTTCGGCGCTGGATACGCAGGGCAAGATCCTGTCCGATCCGAACACCTGGGACGGCCCGCTGGCCGCCCAGTTCCGGGGTTCAACGTGGCCGGAGACCAAGGCCGCCCTGGATAAGGCCCGCCAGGAGCTCGAGGAGTTGCGGACGCAGTTGCAGAAGATCTCCCAGGACATCTTCTCGGCCGGCGGCGGCGCCTGA
- a CDS encoding 4-hydroxy-3-methylbut-2-enyl diphosphate reductase, with protein sequence MTSTAVSVPMPTVPRRRRSPEDIAAAAPVSGPRRVLLAAPRGYCAGVDRAVIAVEKALEAYGPPVYVRKQIVHNLHVVHTLEEKGAIFVDETDEVPEGSLLIFSAHGVSPAVVQSAADRQLRTIDATCPLVTKVHKEAVRFARDDFDILLIGHAGHEEVEGTYGEAPEHTQIVNGPEDVDKVTVRDPDKVIWLSQTTLSVDEAMHTVGLLRKRFPTLQDPPSDDICYATSNRQAAIKKIAPDADLVLVVGSANSSNSVRLVEVALEYGAKASYRVDFANEVDESWFEGVSTVGVTSGASVPENLVQDVLRLLADYGYGDVEEVVTAQEDIMFSLPKEIRATLKAMGDTSRGLGGRRAGA encoded by the coding sequence ATGACCAGCACTGCCGTATCCGTGCCTATGCCCACCGTGCCGCGCCGACGCCGCAGCCCTGAGGACATTGCCGCCGCCGCCCCCGTGAGCGGACCCCGCCGCGTCCTGCTCGCCGCCCCGCGCGGCTACTGCGCCGGCGTCGACCGCGCCGTGATTGCCGTGGAGAAGGCGCTGGAGGCCTACGGCCCGCCCGTCTACGTCCGCAAGCAGATTGTGCACAACCTGCACGTGGTCCACACACTGGAGGAGAAGGGCGCCATCTTCGTCGATGAAACCGACGAGGTTCCCGAGGGCTCGCTGCTGATCTTCTCCGCGCACGGCGTTTCCCCCGCCGTCGTCCAGTCCGCGGCGGACCGGCAGCTGCGCACCATCGACGCCACCTGCCCGCTGGTGACCAAGGTCCACAAGGAAGCTGTCCGGTTTGCCCGCGACGACTTCGACATCCTGCTGATCGGGCACGCCGGCCACGAGGAAGTCGAAGGCACCTACGGCGAGGCGCCCGAGCACACCCAGATTGTCAACGGCCCCGAAGACGTGGACAAGGTCACCGTCCGGGACCCCGACAAGGTCATCTGGCTCTCGCAGACCACGCTTAGCGTTGATGAAGCCATGCACACCGTCGGACTGCTGCGGAAGCGTTTCCCGACCCTGCAGGACCCGCCCAGCGACGACATTTGCTACGCCACCTCCAACCGCCAGGCCGCGATCAAGAAGATCGCTCCGGATGCGGATCTGGTGCTGGTGGTGGGCTCGGCCAACTCCTCGAACTCGGTGCGCCTGGTCGAGGTGGCCCTTGAATACGGAGCCAAGGCCTCTTACCGCGTCGACTTCGCCAACGAGGTGGATGAGAGCTGGTTCGAGGGCGTGTCCACCGTGGGCGTCACGTCCGGCGCCTCCGTCCCGGAGAACCTGGTCCAGGACGTGCTGCGGCTGCTGGCCGACTACGGCTACGGCGACGTCGAGGAAGTGGTCACCGCGCAGGAGGACATCATGTTCTCGCTGCCCAAGGAAATCCGGGCCACGCTCAAGGCCATGGGGGACACCTCCCGGGGTCTCGGAGGCCGGCGCGCCGGAGCGTAG
- the xseA gene encoding exodeoxyribonuclease VII large subunit produces MQDPIDRSGPEEPTAPTSVPKTAAETTPENPWPLQLLSKNLKSYIDRAPATWVEGQIIELNKRANASYITLRDVDAEISLSLTVWSTVMNRLELPLERGARVVAQVKPDFWVKTGRLSMQTRDIRPVGIGDLLARIERLRQALAAEGLFSEDRKRPLPLLPGRIGLITGRNSDAMKDVLKNAALRWPAVAFEVREVAVQGVNAVSEVTRALAQLDAMPEVDVIVIARGGGSLEDLLPFSHEDLVRAVSAASTPVVSAIGHEADRPLLDDVADLRASTPTDAAKRIVPDVGEELHRIGSARAQLRRIVELTVGREADRLHHIRSRPVMASPATIVDVRAQDISRLRERAMSCMNAEIRRDTDRISHLRAQVRALSPQNTLDRGYAVVQLPDGEVVRDAAAVPDAARLRIRVAVGEVAATADARESPQD; encoded by the coding sequence ATGCAAGACCCCATAGACCGTTCCGGTCCCGAAGAACCAACCGCGCCGACGAGCGTTCCGAAGACCGCTGCGGAAACGACGCCGGAGAATCCCTGGCCGCTGCAGCTGCTCTCGAAGAACCTCAAGAGCTACATTGACCGCGCACCCGCAACCTGGGTGGAGGGGCAGATCATCGAGCTGAACAAGCGCGCCAATGCCTCCTACATCACGCTGCGCGACGTCGATGCGGAGATTTCGCTCTCCCTCACGGTATGGAGCACGGTCATGAACCGGCTCGAGCTGCCGCTGGAGCGCGGTGCCCGGGTGGTGGCCCAGGTGAAGCCCGATTTCTGGGTCAAGACCGGCCGGCTCTCCATGCAGACCCGGGACATCCGCCCGGTGGGGATCGGCGACCTGCTGGCCCGGATCGAACGCCTGCGGCAGGCACTGGCCGCCGAGGGGCTGTTCAGCGAGGACCGGAAGCGGCCGCTGCCGCTGCTGCCGGGCCGGATCGGACTGATCACCGGCCGCAACTCCGACGCCATGAAGGACGTCCTGAAGAATGCCGCGCTGCGCTGGCCGGCGGTGGCCTTCGAGGTGCGTGAAGTTGCCGTGCAGGGCGTGAACGCGGTGTCCGAGGTGACCCGGGCGCTGGCCCAGCTCGACGCGATGCCCGAAGTGGACGTGATTGTGATTGCCCGCGGCGGCGGTTCCCTGGAGGACCTGCTGCCGTTCAGCCACGAGGACCTGGTCCGCGCCGTCTCTGCGGCGTCCACTCCGGTGGTCAGCGCGATCGGCCATGAGGCGGACCGCCCGCTGCTCGACGACGTCGCCGACCTGCGCGCCTCCACCCCCACCGACGCGGCCAAGCGGATCGTTCCGGACGTGGGCGAGGAGCTGCACCGCATCGGCTCAGCCCGGGCCCAGCTGCGCCGCATCGTGGAACTGACCGTGGGCAGGGAAGCCGACCGGCTGCACCATATCCGGTCGCGTCCGGTCATGGCCTCGCCGGCGACCATCGTCGATGTGCGCGCCCAGGACATCTCCCGGCTGCGGGAGCGGGCCATGTCCTGCATGAACGCGGAGATCCGGCGGGACACCGACCGGATTTCCCACCTCCGCGCCCAGGTGCGGGCGTTGTCGCCACAGAACACGCTGGACCGCGGCTACGCCGTCGTGCAGCTGCCCGACGGCGAGGTGGTCCGCGACGCGGCTGCAGTGCCCGACGCCGCCCGGCTGCGCATCCGCGTGGCGGTGGGCGAAGTGGCAGCCACCGCCGACGCCCGAGAATCCCCGCAGGACTAA